The nucleotide window CTATTTCAGACTGggatattattattagtattattttattttttctttaacctttatttaactaggcaagtcagttaagaacacattcttatttacaatgacggcctaccatgTTTCACTTTAATTACCCTTCAAGTCGGAATTAAAAGTGGGGAACTCGAGAAAATTCTGTTGCCATAGTTGCCAAGTTTCACCACTGACCTTTTACCTTGTCAACCAAAAGATGACAACAAATCCGTTTTTGACAACTACTGCCTTATATgaatagccgcgggaagtaggggtgctgtgggtgctgcagcaccctctgaATTCTTATTTATTTCTATTTTAAGGGGTAGGCCTATGTAGTAGGTTGATAACGATATCACCAAAGTATGTTGTATCAGACATTTCAAACAACATTCCCAGCTAATGAGAACACATTCATGGTATTTAGTTTGAGAGAATGAACAAGATTTAACAAGGCAACCTTGTGCCTAATTTGAATGGGCGGCAAAATCAGATTTGGAGGGATTTTTACATCTGTTCCACAGTAGACTCATGTGAAACGTCTGCCTGTGAGGGACTATGTGGGGAGCTAGATAGAGGTAAAACACTTTTGAAAACTGTAATGTGGTCGATTGCCTCTAGGGCTCAGTGTCTCCTTGCCAATAAATAGGCCCATATGACATTGAGCAACACCATGAATTTGTGAATTCGATTTTTTTATAAATGGGCTAAGCTACATCATTGAACATAGCTAATCAAGAATTATTTGTACAAAATAATGAATGTGCTAAGGTGGGTTTTCTGTGTTAGAGGGACACATTTCAGAGGCAGCTGAAAAAGGAGCTTGAGGAGGAGTCAAAGATGAGATTAGAATTGTGCATGTACAGATGTTACAGTAACAGTTATCGCCTAAATAATTTGTTTAAAGTTTAGGGGGTATCCATGTCATACACAACATACAGCACATATAGGGGTGACCCACATCTTTATGGGAATGCCCAGCACCCCCTGGGAACTCCTGTGACTTGACCCCTGACCTCAGACCTATTTAAAAAGcctgtagagcaggggtgtcaaactcattccatggagggcctagtccCTGCAGGTTTTGGGTTTTTCCTTTTAAtgaagccctagacaaccaggtgaggggagttatttactaattagtgaccttaatttatcaatcaagtacaagagaggagcgaaaacccgcagacactcggccctctgtggaatgagtttgacacgcgCTGTAGAGCCAGTCGCAGAGGTTAAGACCCTTCTTAAGCCCCTCCTGATCTGGCGGTCACAGGGGGTCAGTACagctagtacagtacagtagagtagtagtattATCTATTACTGTAATAGTATTGTcttatataatattagtataatAGTAGTTATAGTGGGCCACCTGTGCTGTGCGTAGGATATATAGAGTATATAGTACATTTGATGCCTCAATATCATCACACCCTGATATAAATGTTATCCATTTGCTATATTTTTGAATATTCCAAACAAAGGCAGTCCTATTTCTTCAATTTTGACCTTCTTGACAACCAGCCATGCAGCAATTCGACACCACTATCATGCCAGTCCCTATCCAAAAGCATAACAAACAGAGTATAGCCTAATTCCATAGAATAGAAGATAGTAGAAAGTATAATTTCAGATCCCTAAATTAAAGCAGTGAAGAattagcctggtcctagatctgtttgtgctgtcttgccatttggcgtgacaatgaccataggagttggcaaaacAGCACAAAGAGATTTGGGACCATGCTAGTGAGGAATGGGATGAATGAACAAAATGACAGCATCCTGATGGGCTTTTAGGCTAATGTGGGCGGTGAAGCAGAAATCTCCATTCATTCATGGACCTGCTCCAGTAAATGTCCATTACAGACTCAGGGTCCTATTCACTAGGCTCGCAGCGTATGTAAACGTGCCGAAACGGGGAGGTACTATCTGGAAACACTGGAAACAGTCAAACACTCATTTTCGTTTTACGTTGCTCAACATTTTAAAACGTTTTCCTTTGCATGCCCTTATCAATACGACCATGTAGTACCCAGTAATAGCGAGTCAACGTCAGTTGTGTTCCACCACAGTGTGTATCGGCAAAATGTTAGGTCATACTGAATCGGGCTGGTACAGTGATGTGATTGGACTGGGGCTGGTTAAAGGGCTTAGTGGCTAGGGGCTGAAAACACACCAGACCAGGATATTGAATCCTACTCTCGTTAGTAGCAGGGAGACAGATATTGGTgagtatttttttcccccaccacTTACTCTATGCTATAGCTTCAACTAAATTTGAtttataatgtatttaatggttATTTGATCAATGGAATATAAACATTAATTGTATTTTCATTGATGAAGGAGAAAGGCTAACTTTTGCTGGATTAATTTTAGTTGTTGTTGAATTTCCTTTATCTAGGCTAGAAGTCACATCCGTTAATTAAAGGGGAATTATTTTTGTACAGTAGGTTGATTGTTGAATTTGACTGATTCTTAGCATCTACTGACCTGCATTGTCTTATGTCAGATAGCGCGTCGATTCCACCATCACTGATCGGTTGAGGGACGAGCGTCGCGTAGGAGTGATAcgatctgacgtaagacaatgacTGATCTGTAGATAGATTGATCAAGAAGTGTGATTGAAGGAATTTCTTTGGTTAGTAGCATATTCCGTTTTTTATTAAACAAGATAACACTCTTGTATGTTGTTTTCCATTCCCGTCTTTgatcatcttttttttttatgatcGAAGCTACCGCTTTGATAATTTGAAGTGTCACACTGAATGACTGTGCTTCATAGTAACACGATTTAGCATTACAATTAATATCGATCAAAGTCAGCGATATAAAAAATATAGCCCTGCTTTCAGAGCGCTACTGCAGTAAGCTGTGATTATCAGCTCTGAAGGTCTGGGCTGTAGATGGCATTGCTCACTGCTCAGAAACAACTAACTAATTAGGGCCAAGAATGTTAATGATCGGGTCCAGCAATTACATAACAAAACACTATAACAAAGCAGGGTCTATGGGATGTTTGTAGCagatacacacatgcatgcatgcacacgtgcacacacacacactgtatttatTGTGCATGAGTGGACAATGTATTTCAGGGATGAATAGGCTACTTCATTCTATTTTACCCCACATATTCCTATCCCATTCATATCCTATCTTGATCCATATTTTTACCCCCAGAGTGATGTGAAGTGTCTGAGTGGGCCATGGTGACTTCTAACCAGGCTCTGAAGGCAGTAGGCCTGTTCATAGCATATCTACTAAAGTCCATCACAGACCTGTTCCTCACCAAGCCTTTGTGGGCCAACCTGAAGGTTCTGGAGGAGACTGACTTCAAGACCACCGGAGGAAGTAAGGAGTCATAGAATAGAGTCCAGAACACTGAACGTTTTATATCCAAATTAATAGCTAGAATAGTTAGTAAGCCAGATCTGTTTGTTTAGATTACAGATCTACTGTTAGCATTTGACCTTGTATGAGGTCTCTTCATAGATTTGGAGAAGTAGGCTATATTTAAcccttctctgtctctttcagtTTATGAGACGTATAAGGCCAAAGCTCTGTGGGAGAAGACTGGGGCAGTGATCATGGTGGTACGACGCCCTGGATGCTTGTTGTGCAGAGAGGTGAGCGCTGTGGTTGTGGTGTCTCCTCTAGACTAGCTTGTCTATTTTATTCTTTCACACTCCTGACAGCAGACAGACTTGAGTGCTGATGTTTCTCcatgcctcttctctctctcgctctctcgctctctcgctctctcgctctcgctctctctctcgctctctctttctctgtctgtctctgtcgctttgtctctttgtctatctctctctttctctctaggaGGCCATTGAGCTGTCCTCTCTGAAGCCCCAGCTAGAGGAGTTGGGGGTCCCTCTCTTAGCCGTGGTCAAAGAGAACATTGGCCAAGAGCTGGATGCCTTCAAGACATTTTTTACTGGGGAAGTCTATGTAGACCAGAAGGTCAGTGAATAACTAATTAATTTACAATGTTAACAGCAGTTAGCATTGACATGAGAAGATAAAGTACACAGTTCCTTGTAAAATATATGTTTCCAGCGTTTGTTCAGTCACACTGCACACCTTTGTGCAATATATGATATAACATCTATTTCCGACATCTTTTCAAATATACATCCAACTGTAGACGTCAACAAAGTACAGTATCCTGCTAACGTCACTGTATCCCTCCATCTAATAACCAAACCTGTTTTTCTCAGAGAGCATTATACGGTCCTGTGGAGCGTTGGATGTTCCTGTCTGCGTTGCTGCGTATCGGGGTGTGGAGGAGCCTGTGGAGGGCCTATAGGAAGGGCTGCACAGGAAATATAATCAAAGGAGAAGGTCTTGTACTGGGGGGAGTGTTCGTCATTGGGCCCAAAGATCAGGTAGGGCTATACCGCTTGAACTGGGCACTCTATCCATGCTATAACGGACAAAAGTGGAGATATACAGTAGTTAGAACTAATTAGCAATAGCAAGAATGGATCTGCaagtaaaatcaaatcaaatcaaattttatttgtcacatacacgtgtttagcagatgttatagcgggtgtagcgaaatgcttgtgcttctagctccgacagtgcagtaatatctaacaatttcacaacatatacccaatacacacaaaactggtaaggaatgggatttaagaaaatatacatatatggacaagcaatgacagagcggcataatataatatgccatttagcagacgcttttatccagagcaacttacagtcttgcgtgcatacatttttttgtgtatgggtggtcttggggatcgaacccactaccttgacgttacaagcgttgtgctctaccagctgagctacagaggaccacggcatggaataagatacagtagaatattatagaatagaatgcagtatatacatttacattacattttagtcatttagcagacgctcttatccagagcgacttacaggagcaattagggttaagtgccttgctcaagggcacatttacgtcatttagcagacgctcttatccagagcgactacaaattggtgcattcacccctatagccagtgggataaccactttacaattatacttttgggggtagaaggattactttatcctatcccaggtgttccttaaagaggtggggtttcaaatgtctccggaaggtggtgagtgactccactgtcctggcgtcgtgagggagcttgttccaccattggggtgccagagcagcgaacagctttgactgggctgagcgggaactatgcttccgcagaggaaggggagccagcaggccagaggtggatgaacgcaatgccctcgcctgggtgtagggactgatcagagcctgaaggtacggaggtgccgttcccctcactgctccataggcaagcaccatggtcttgtaacggatgcgagcttcaactggaagccagtggagtgtgcggaggagggggtgacgtgagagaacttgggaaggttgaacaccagacgggctgcggcattctggatgagttgtaggggtttaatggcacaggcagggagcccagccaacagcgagttgcagtaatccagacgggagatgacaagtgcctggattaggacctgtgccgcttcctgtgtaaggcagggtcgtactctccgaatgttgtagagcatgaacctgcaggatcgggtcaccgccttgatgttggcggagaacgacagggtgttgtccagggtcacgccaaggctcttcgcactctgggaggaggacacaacggagttgtcaaccgtgatggcgagatcatggaacgggcagtccttccccgggaggaagagcagctccgtcttgccagggttcagcttgaggtggtgatccgtcatccatactgatatgtcggccagacatgcagagatgcgattcgccacctggttatcagaaggggaaaggagaagattagttgtgtatcgtcagcgtagcaatgataggagaggccatgtgaggatatgacagagccaagtgacttggtgtatagggagaaaaggagagggcctagaactgagccctggggacaccagtggtgagagcacgtggtgcggagacagcttctcgccacgccacttggtaggagcgaccggtcaggtaggacgcaatccaggagtgagccgcgccggagatgcccagctcggagagggtggagaggaggatctgatggttcactgtatcaaaggcagcagacaggtctagaaggacaagagcagaggagagagagttagctttagcagtgcggagagcctccgtgacacagagaagagcagtctcagttgaatgaccagtcctgaaacctgactggtttggatcaagaaggtcattctgagagagatagcaagagagttggctaaagacggcacgctcaatagttttggaaagaaaagaaagaagggatactggtctgtagttgttgacatcagtgggatcgagtgttggtttttttgagaaggggtgcaactctcgctctcttgaagacggaagggacatggccagcggtcaaggatgagttgatcagcgaggtgaggtaggggagaaggtcaccggagatggtctggagaagagaggaggggatggggtcaagcgggcaggttgttgggcggcctgcagtcactagtcgcaagattttatctggagagagaggggagaaagaagtcaaagcatagggtagggcagtgtgagcaggaccagcagtgtcattagacttaacaaacgaggatcggatgtcgtcaaccttcttttcaaagtggttgacaaagtcatccacagagagggaggagggggggagcagtgaggagaatgtggcaaagagcttcctagggttagaggcagatgcttggaatttagagtggtagaaagtggccttagcagcagaaacagatgaagaaaatgtagagaggagggagtgaaaagatgccaggtcggcagggagtttagttttcttccatttccgctcagctgcccggagct belongs to Coregonus clupeaformis isolate EN_2021a chromosome 1, ASM2061545v1, whole genome shotgun sequence and includes:
- the LOC121584006 gene encoding peroxiredoxin-like 2A produces the protein MVTSNQALKAVGLFIAYLLKSITDLFLTKPLWANLKVLEETDFKTTGGIYETYKAKALWEKTGAVIMVVRRPGCLLCREEAIELSSLKPQLEELGVPLLAVVKENIGQELDAFKTFFTGEVYVDQKRALYGPVERWMFLSALLRIGVWRSLWRAYRKGCTGNIIKGEGLVLGGVFVIGPKDQGILLEHREKEFGDKVNLLAVLRSARKIQDGLATAK